A section of the Zygosaccharomyces rouxii strain CBS732 chromosome B complete sequence genome encodes:
- a CDS encoding uncharacterized protein (no similarity) translates to MSVISDEGEMDLEKCVQTFEKEEIELPEDSPGGKLTYFLAPYFFEKTWIDDIIASLLGAFLSPSLVRFPYFILRDFYGNKIETTLSDVFSPLLMIIHCFLCFTFSFWNFIDNRKNVDIEKKVLQKLLKEVAEMDLTGDPVAWQRVASRVNHFSEEGGHHYPLFYSGEHCKRFFVREIVKPIERQTYDIRCYFGGEICSNFWKNPSNKALTERALANYNKSVENFGELSHTAEKDEFRDGIFEKFHSIFNTSMFYLVMTELGSFMIMMLTFIISMISCAIFNSFATPQ, encoded by the coding sequence ATGAGTGTGATAAGTGACGAAggtgaaatggatttagaaaagtgTGTACAGACGTTTGAAAAGGAGGAAATAGAATTGCCAGAGGACAGTCCTGGTGGAAAGTTGACATACTTCCTTGCCCCATATTTTTTCGAGAAAACATGGATAGACGACATTATCGCTTCTCTTTTAGGTGCATTTTTGTCACCATCGCTTGTACGGTTTCCTTATTTTATTCTGCGAGACTTTTATGgtaataaaattgaaactaCACTTTCAGACGTATTTTCTCCCTTATTGATGATCATTCATTGCTTCCTATGCTTTAcgttttctttttggaaCTTCATCGACAATAGGAAAAACGTTGATATTGAGAAAAAAGTGCTCCAAAAGTTATTGAAGGAAGTGGCTGAAATGGACCTGACCGGGGATCCAGTAGCTTGGCAAAGAGTTGCATCTAGAGTTAATCACTTTTCTGAAGAGGGGGGACATCATTATCCTCTTTTTTACAGTGGGGAGCATTGTAAACGCTTTTTTGTGAGAGAAATCGTAAAACCAATAGAGCGTCAGACCTATGACATCCGATGTTATTTTGGAGGAGAAATATGCagcaatttttggaaaaatccatcaaacAAGGCGCTAACTGAGAGAGCACTTGCGAATTATAACAAGAGCGTTGAGAactttggtgaattatcaCATACGgcagaaaaagatgaatttagagatGGTATTTTCGAGAAGTTTCATAGTATTTTCAACACCTCAATGTTTTACTTGGTGATGACAGAGCTAGGGTCCTTTATGATTATGATGCTGACCTTCATTATCTCGATGATTTCTTGTGccatttttaattcattCGCTACACCTCAATAG
- a CDS encoding uncharacterized protein (no similarity): MSNKKKSKSKASESHKRGGRENSPRGQHNSPSPQRNNSITDQQRSENGGTDSRTNGIKLAARLFRNPLLSKRGFKHAKEGLKIRSSDKSMSGVRCGGSICLFVYPFFLIGYSIAGFIYGDKNNSTHVFVYGGPLFIAVPYCIRYLDNVDRLLSSIFEIGEKSLVEYFADPGIRELLLTVFEIVGFIYQCVKGRQNSLIISLGILGFFFYLAGNISLMLRRKGQNR, encoded by the coding sequence ATGTccaacaaaaagaagagtaagAGTAAGGCCAGCGAGAGCCACAAGCGTGGTGGAAGAGAGAACAGTCCTCGTGGACAACACAACTCTCCTTCACCACAAAGAAACAACAGTATCACTGATCAGCAACGAAGCGAGAACGGCGGTACTGACTCTAGAACAAACGGGATCAAATTAGCCGCTCGCTTGTTCCGCAATCCATTGTTATCCAAAAGAGGGTTTAAACATGCGAAAGAGGGACTAAAAATTAGGAGTTCAGATAAATCAATGAGCGGAGTAAGATGTGGAGGCAGCATCTGTCTCTTTGTTTACCCGTTTTTTTTGATAGGATACAGTATCGCCGGTTTTATATATGGGGACAAAAATAATAGTACACATGTTTTTGTGTATGGCGGTCCATTATTCATTGCTGTTCCTTATTGCATACGATACCTGGATAATGTCGATAGATTGCTTTCAAGCATATTTGAGATTGGGGAGAAGAGTTTGGTCGAATATTTCGCAGACCCGGGAATCAGAGAGCTCCTCTTGACTGTTTTTGAGATTGTGGGATTCATTTATCAATGCGTGAAGGGCAGACAAAATTCCTTGATCATTTCATTGGGAATTCTTgggttttttttttatctcgCAGGAAATATTTCCCTAATgttgagaagaaaaggCCAGAATCGGTAA
- a CDS encoding uncharacterized protein (weakly similar to uniprot|P47187 Saccharomyces cerevisiae YJR161C COS5 Protein of unknown function member of a family of conserved often subtelomerically-encoded proteins), which yields MEFDKESQRPVLPKDLFRNGLTWMFYEISKHRFPWVVSCLCLVAGWVVLYGSNYIYKDVSLGSMISTLLWMLALLLPFSWLHNSKLHPKIMTELVQQVLESNPGVDIEKWDEIANRLNSSFYQEHFWNTPYFFYDGQGLQLLFKANVLRPYLEGKLDDITDTDKTQSARCYLQSLNEKFELLLKNNLPETGLNSKLPRDTHRYKLFFYPQSLIFGFFICCFQGLTWFMILPEIKRKTLFALIMIMYYQYMSLICYWSLYRFMDPQMDIIQTMKCLAIIAKVNPGKELDKWDQISKYMNQYLTEEEKNGLFKNRFFDGKHCLDFYKTCFEPLSFSDSSLAYGELKEIVEIVQPNVSGETNQ from the coding sequence atggaattcgataaagaatctcaaaGGCCTGTCTTACCCAAGGACCTTTTTAGAAATGGCTTGACATGGATGTTTTATGAAATTTCGAAGCATCGCTTTCCTTGGGTGGTCTCGTGTCTATGCCTGGTCGCTGGATGGGTAGTACTATATGGGAGTAATTATATTTATAAAGATGTGTCTTTGGGTTCCATGATTTCCACTCTTCTCTGGATGCTTGCGCTTTTACTCCCCTTTTCATGGCTACACAATTCGAAATTGCATCCCAAGATTATGACAGAATTGGTTCAGCAAGTGTTGGAATCGAATCCTGGTGTTGATATCGAGAAATGGGACGAAATTGCGAATAGATTAAACTCTTCCTTTTACCAAGAACATTTCTGGAATAcaccatattttttttatgatGGTCAAGGTCTCCAACTTTTGTTCAAGGCTAATGTTTTAAGGCCATATCTCGAAGGGAAACTTGACGATATTACCGATACGGACAAGACTCAATCAGCAAGGTGTTATTTGCAATCACTAAATGAGAAGtttgaattattattaaagaacaatttgCCAGAAACCGGTTTAAATTCTAAACTACCCAGAGATACCCACAGATATAAACTCTTCTTTTACCCACAAAGTTTGATCTTCGGATTCTTTATTTGCTGTTTTCAAGGTCTCACTTGGTTTATGATACTACCAGaaattaaaagaaaaacattGTTCGCCTTGATTATGATCATGTATTACCAGTATATGTCTTTGATATGCTACTGGAGTCTCTATCGTTTTATGGATCCACAGATGGATATAATCCAAACAATGAAATGCTTGGCGATAATAGCAAAAGTTAACCCtggaaaagaattggataaatgGGACCAAATATCCAAGTATATGAATCAATATTTAACTgaggaagagaaaaatggtCTTTTTAAGAATAGATTTTTTGACGGTAAGCATTGCTTGGACTTTTACAAGACTTGCTTTGAGCCTCTTTCCTTCAGCGATAGTTCTTTGGCATACGGCGAGTTAAAAGAGATTGTTGAGATTGTGCAACCAAATGTGAGCGGAGAAACAAATCAATGA
- a CDS encoding uncharacterized protein (some similarities with uniprot|P32319 Saccharomyces cerevisiae YBL017C PEP1 Type I transmembrane sorting receptor for multiple vacuolar hydrolases cycles between the late-Golgi and prevacuolar endosome-like compartments) — MQMYLFLIFCALWALGTAQEFVPGVWRSHVERSHEPNYVNYGGLSAFSDSHTSLLYFEDSLHITFDNSKSWQTVDVFGEDISWVIVDQFHKERAFVTTKSGGIHVTEDQGRNWKQISLPEEIEDKERCSLQTHPFNTNFLLLHCSIMHGNFQLGTNSKKRPDSSSFMERIAYASDDAGKSFRRIGEPVHEYEATPDLQYHGTTCQFATSSRDSTLDRDIIYCIHKVEVMTNMREWFSHTYGMDIEKKTFFKKKSFDPVSNTMSTLFYTTDFGQSTKLVDELKDFSTEEIWIFPSHILGISSEGNELDHTAERIWVTTGGPFKHAHLPKGAVFSPNSIPELLSYDPELILLYADVEENEGHGKSKHLLVSDPSGLEFSFFDSITQEPSNHVNLEKLDKLKGTIWGRFSFDVDLNRSKVENMYETYFHEKTNWFQKIVKFIRNNLFYKNSCPHMESFPFIGYKRFSKSKISFDYGKTWNNLKVVDPSGKHKQRFHCDIDDVEHCSFQETSYFSSVENEPTAGILMKTGVVGENVLSLDDDDEMTFISRDGGASWEVVFEFPVYAAFLDFGNIIVSIPKTSPQDWSLKKFFYSVDQGNNWREYHLEEPTDAFHIKIVSRGSNVEVGLGHKTKQSTEYTFYTIDFSEVFGGSTCTDRDWETWYLSDGKCIDGIKYSFNRKKADAQCLMRKTFENLTLNEESCEPKDIQSSI, encoded by the coding sequence ATGCAAATGTATCtttttttgatattttgtGCTCTGTGGGCTCTAGGAACAGCCCAGGAGTTTGTTCCTGGGGTATGGAGATCTCATGTTGAGAGATCCCATGAACCCAATTATGTCAATTACGGTGGCTTGTCTGCCTTCAGCGACTCCCATACTTCACTGCTTTATTTCGAAGATAGTTTACATATAACATTTGATAACAGTAAGAGTTGGCAAACTGTCGATGTGTTTGGGGAAGATATTTCATGGGTCATTGTTGATCAGTTCCACAAGGAGAGAGCCTTCGTAACGACCAAGTCTGGAGGAATCCATGTCACGGAAGAtcaaggaagaaattggaagcaaatttctttaccagAGGAAATCGAAGACAAGGAACGTTGTTCTCTGCAGACACATCCGTTCAATACAAATTTTCTATTGCTACACTGCAGTATTATGCACGGTAATTTCCAACTTGGAAccaattcaaagaaaagaccAGACTCGTCTTCCTTTATGGAACGTATTGCTTACGCTTCTGACGATGCTGGGAAAAGCTTTAGACGTATTGGAGAACCAGTTCACGAATATGAAGCTACCCCTGATCTCCAGTACCATGGCACTACCTGCCAATTCGCCACTTCATCGAGAGACTCCACTCTTGATAGGGACATCATTTATTGTATCCACAAGGTAGAAGTGATGACCAACATGCGAGAATGGTTTTCACATACATATGGTATGgacattgaaaagaaaactttttttaaaaaaaagtcCTTCGATCCAGTATCAAATACCATGAGTACCCTGTTTTACACAACTGATTTTGGTCAAAGTACAAAACTTGTTGATGAGTTAAAAGACTTCTCTACAGAAGAAATATGGATTTTTCCCTCCCACATTCTAGGAATTAGTTCAGAAGGTAATGAACTTGATCATACTGCAGAAAGGATTTGGGTTACTACGGGCGGGCCTTTTAAACATGCGCACCTACCCAAGGGAGCAgtcttttcaccaaatagCATTCCTGAACTACTCTCATATGACCCAGAGttgatattattatatgctgatgtggaagaaaatgaaggACACGGTAAATCTAAACATTTGTTGGTTTCAGATCCTTCTGGTCTCgagttttcttttttcgaCTCCATAACACAAGAACCCTCGAACCATGTGAACCTGGAAAAGCTAGACAAACTCAAGGGAACAATATGGGGTAGATTCAGTTTTGACGTGGATCTTAATCGGAGCAAAGTAGAAAACATGTATGAGACATATTTTCATGAGAAAAccaattggtttcaaaaaattgttaaatttatAAGGAATAATTTATTCTACAAAAATTCCTGCCCTCACATGGAATCTTTCCCCTTTATCGGGTATAAACGATTTTCCAAGAGTAAAATAAGCTTTGATTATGGGAAAACttggaacaatttgaaagttGTAGATCCTTCTGGAAAACATAAACAACGTTTTCATTGTGATATCGATGACGTAGAACACTGTTCTTTCCAAGAAACTTCCTACTTTTCATCAGTTGAAAATGAACCAACGGCTGGTATACTTATGAAAACCGGTGTTGTCGGAGAAAACGTCCTGAGTTTAGATGACGACGATGAAATGACATTTATTTCACGAGATGGCGGTGCTTCTTGGGAAGTGGTGTTTGAATTTCCCGTGTATGCagcatttttggattttgggAATATTATCGTTTCTATACCGAAGACTTCTCCACAAGACTGgtcattgaagaaattcttttattctGTGGATCAGGGAAATAATTGGAGAGAATATCACCTCGAGGAACCTACGGATGCATTTCATATTAAAATTGTTAGTAGGGGTTCCAACGTTGAGGTAGGTTTAGGCCATAAAACCAAGCAGTCAACTGAATATACCTTTTACACAATAGACTTTTCGGAAGTGTTTGGCGGAAGTACCTGTACCGATAGAGATTGGGAAACATGGTATTTGTCTGATGGCAAGTGCATTGATGGTATCAAGTACAGCTTTAACAGAAAGAAGGCGGATGCCCAATGTTTGATGAGGAAAACATTCGAGAATCTAACACTAAATGAGGAGAGTTGTGAGCCTAAAGACATCCAAAGTAGTatttag
- a CDS encoding uncharacterized protein (conserved hypothetical protein) codes for MSLTGKTALITGGTKNLGKTTAIELASKHKCNLFLHHNSTQGDEETLAKELRDKYGVKVELYQGKLGNQASLTKLFDTAVEKLGKIDIAVNNVGKVLKKPVVEVTEEEFDQMDIINNKIAFFFISEAGKKVSDGGRIISLVTSLLAVYTPFYPTYQGTKAPVEYYSKAASKELMARNVTVNCVAPGPMDTPFFYTQETPEAVEFYKSSALQQRLTKIEDIAPIISFLATEGGWMTGQVLFANGGLAAK; via the coding sequence ATGAGTTTGACTGGAAAGACTGCCCTGATTACTGGTGGAACCAAGAACCTAGGGAAAACCACCGCTATCGAACTAGCATCAAAACACAAATGCAATTTATTTTTGCACCACAACAGTACGCaaggtgatgaagaaactcTCGCAAAGGAATTGAGAGATAAATATGGAGTTAAAGTTGAATTATACCAAGGAAAGCTAGGTAACCAAGCttctttgaccaaattgTTCGACACagcagttgaaaaattgggaaaaattgacattGCCGTTAACAATGTTGGTAAAGTGCTAAAGAAACCTGTCGTGGAGGTAACTGaggaagaatttgatcaaatggacattatcaacaacaagatagcctttttctttatctctGAAGCAGGTAAGAAAGTTTCAGATGGAGGACGAATCATTTCGCTCGTCACTTCCTTGCTGGCTGTTTATACACCATTTTATCCAACTTATCAAGGAACGAAAGCACCAGTTGAATATTATTCGAAGGCTGCCTCTAAGGAATTGATGGCGAGAAATGTTACTGTAAACTGCGTTGCACCGGGTCCCATGGACACTCCATTTTTCTATACTCAAGAAACCCCAGAAGCCGTAGAATTCTACAAGAGTAGCGCATTGCAGCAGAGACTTACTAAAATCGAGGACATTGCGCCTATTATTAGCTTCTTGGCCACCGAAGGTGGATGGATGACTGGCCAAGTGCTTTTTGCTAACGGTGGGTTAGCTGCAAAATAA
- a CDS encoding uncharacterized protein (conserved hypothetical protein): MLAAERRQDKMTANSEVVVSEKSHKVHNLAFGNLSFSNERPVFEDKMLERQHIKEHMAGAFRIFGRRGYNEGPAGHMSVRDPVDKHTFWINPLGVHFSAIKVSDLVHVDADGQILSDGNQSPINAAGFRIHGELHKARPDVNAACHAHTVYGKAWAAFGKKLDMINQDACIFYNCHAVYDNFGGVVFEGEEGKRLAQALGNNKAMILQNHGLLTVGETIDEAGYLFDLLERTCQVQLQVEMVAKACGFDKKIIGEDEAAFTYYNTSHPAELYSAFQSDYNLEVDLTGKQFLQ; the protein is encoded by the coding sequence ATGCTTGCTGCAGAAAGGAGACAAGACAAAATGACGGCAAATTCAGAAGTCGTGGTCAGCGAAAAATCGCATAAGGTTCACAATTTAGCATTCGGTAATCTGAGTTTCTCTAACGAAAGACCGGTCTTTGAGGACAAAATGCTGGAGAGGCAGCATATCAAAGAGCATATGGCAGGTGCTTTTAGGATTTTCGGTAGGAGAGGTTACAATGAAGGGCCAGCCGGTCATATGTCGGTGAGAGATCCTGTCGATAAGCACACGTTTTGGATTAATCCTCTCGGAGTACATTTTAGTGCCATCAAAGTGTCAGATTTGGTTCATGTTGACGCTGACGGACAAATTTTGTCTGATGGGAATCAATCGCCTATAAACGCGGCTGGGTTCAGAATTCACGGTGAGCTCCATAAGGCGAGGCCTGATGTAAACGCAGCATGCCATGCCCATACTGTGTATGGTAAAGCATGGGCTGCATTTGGCAAGAAGCTAGATATGATTAACCAGGATGCCTGCATTTTCTATAACTGTCATGCGGTCTACGATAATTTTGGAGGCGTCGTTTttgaaggagaagaaggtaaaagACTTGCCCAGGCCTTGGGAAATAATAAAGCTATGATCCTTCAAAACCACGGACTCTTGACCGTTGGGGAGacaattgatgaagctggATACTTGTTTGACTTGTTAGAAAGAACGTGCCAGGTGCAGCTGCAGGTAGAGATGGTAGCGAAAGCATGTGGTTTCGACAAAAAGATAATTGGGGAAGACGAAGCCGCCTTTACCTATTACAATACATCACATCCGGCGGAATTGTATAGTGCATTCCAATCCGATTATAACTTGGAAGTTGATCTTACTGGCAAGCAGTTTTTGCAATAG
- a CDS encoding Zn(II)2Cys6 transcription factor (conserved hypothetical protein) codes for MPSKRRTQNQYNGIPTKRRSVTGCLSCRRRRKKCDETRPNCKACIRNFLECMWPQDHNVKQSLPFALSNKKKLSPPCQQDKLESGSVEFNLFLLKDAKFLKLKSSSVRIFDVLIADTSKGVIFRYDSPDCNHSTLSAFESDDDVYGLSTNSQGSEGSNDAFTEDFDPPKGDVSCEHLDLQVDPFPQIEVPRNALIHHPHDSNSFHEVLDNTNFATEKTFDSLFRRCKNKEIIPDNEFNNIDLENFAFYACIKGYIPKMTTQYTHQNLTTAAAFIPQLEKNPIMREVFLCCGATYLAWNNLRRFQNMSDELYINCKILIQNFIDKNDNYADEDWLFGALQLLCNRDKNALTATEEDAKWHLMRAFDIIRLRYYGKEAKNFELSIIDIISNSNLILRPEERTLIESFIFQYSVSILFIEKVDELPNPFTIFKILNVVLKCRVYNCEHTADWMSNPILGPSLDSFELLAKLSYIGHMQLPLNRELSERVASLRKMCDYYTPAAPSKKMTDIQWQNFQINSKAGIITSRACWLFACKLLDFDSFDIKAPDIQNAVKKVLDGCRKIPTGNRVWGILPWALFVTGIFAVDIDDRTFILGLNDMMAERAHSYNGFRISTFLRRAWASDNAPNFLFDRSTLTRVNM; via the coding sequence ATGCCatcaaagagaagaacACAAAATCAGTACAATGGAATCCCGACAAAACGCAGGAGCGTCACTGGTTGTCTGTCCTGTCgaagaaggagaaagaaatGTGATGAAACCAGACCAAACTGTAAGGCGTGTATTCGCAATTTTCTTGAGTGTATGTGGCCACAAGATCACAATGTAAAGCAAAGTTTACCTTTCGCCTTATcgaacaagaagaaacttAGTCCTCCGTGCCAACAGGATAAATTAGAGAGCGGATCAGTTGAATTTAATCTGTTTCTTCTCAAAGATGCTAAGTTTTTGAAACTAAAGAGCTCTTCCGTGCGGATATTCGATGTCCTAATCGCTGACACGAGTAAGGGGGTGATCTTCAGGTACGATTCGCCTGACTGCAATCATAGCACTTTATCTGCATTCGAAAGCGATGACGATGTTTACGGTTTATCGACCAACTCGCAGGGATCGGAAGGTTCTAATGATGCATTCACAGAGGATTTTGATCCTCCCAAAGGTGATGTCAGCTGTGAACATTTGGATTTGCAGGTGGATCCTTTCCCCCAAATCGAAGTACCAAGGAATGCCCTTATCCACCATCCTCACGATTCGAATAGTTTTCACGAGGTCCTTGATAATACGAATTTTGCAACGGAGAAAACGTTCGATTCTCTTTTTCGAAGATGcaaaaataaagaaataaTTCCTGATAATGAGTTCAACAACATTGATCTTGAGAATTTTGCGTTTTACGCCTGTATTAAGGGGTATATTCCTAAAATGACGACACAATATACGCACCAAAATCTAACTACAGCAGCTGCGTTCATTCCCCAACTTGAAAAGAATCCAATAATGCGGGAGGTGTTTCTATGTTGCGGAGCGACATATTTGGCTTGGAATAATTTGAGGAGGTTTCAAAATATGAGTGACGAATTATATATAAActgcaaaattttgatacAGAACTTCATCGACAAAAATGATAATTACGCGGACGAGGATTGGCTTTTTGGAGCCCTACAATTATTGTGTAATCGTGATAAGAATGCTCTGACAGCCACGGAAGAAGATGCTAAGTGGCACTTAATGAGGGCGTTTGATATAATTCGCCTACGGTATTACGGAAAAGAAgctaaaaattttgagctATCGATCATTGAcattatttcaaattccaaCCTTATTTTGAGACCAGAAGAAAGAACTTTGATTGAAAGttttattttccaatattccgtgtcaattcttttcatcGAGAAGGTTGATGAATTGCCCAATCCCTTCACAATCTTCAAGATTCTTAATGTTGTTCTGAAATGTCGTGTCTACAATTGTGAACACACTGCTGATTGGATGAGCAATCCAATACTGGGCCCTTCTTTGGACTCTTTCGAGCTTTTGGCAAAATTATCGTATATTGGCCATATGCAACTCCCGCTTAATAGGGAATTGTCTGAACGAGTAGCAAGCTTACGGAAGATGTGTGATTACTATACTCCAGCGGCTCCCTCAAAGAAAATGACTGATATACAGTGgcaaaactttcaaattaaCTCAAAAGCAGGGATAATTACATCAAGAGCTTGCTGGTTATTTGCCTGCAAGCTTTTGGATTTCGATTCGTTTGATATTAAAGCTCCAGACATTCAGAATGCAGTTAAAAAAGTACTAGATGGTTGTAGGAAAATACCCACAGGTAATAGAGTTTGGGGTATTTTACCCTGGGCTCTTTTCGTGACTGGTATTTTTGCAGTTGATATCGATGATCGAACATTTATTTTAGGGTTAAACGATATGATGGCAGAGCGAGCACACAGTTATAATGGCTTCAGAATATCTACATTTTTGCGCAGGGCTTGGGCATCCGATAATGCACCAAACTTTCTATTTGATAGAAGTACTCTCACGCGCGTTAACATGTGA
- a CDS encoding uncharacterized protein (similar to uniprot|P15365 Saccharomyces cerevisiae YJR152W DAL5), which produces MVSDMSYSVNDMDKKENLEITHGPGDHELGDVVTIDSFDGIDKSRAVGAELFEELSETELNAEDAGYAKIRRKIDIWLLPVLCITYMLQFLDKLSLNYASSYSLKEDLKLTGNDYGNIAAIFNAGYMVGTIPGNWLIQRVPVAKFTGISLVLWSAMLIGHIGARNYNDMMALRFLLGLMEAAISPSNMMICGMFYDKQEQPFRMCTFLSMNGVATMVGALLAYGLGHATNAALKPWKLIFLVIGLINFAWSFVFLYLTPDSPANARFLSHDERLKVIKRVSRNQMGIKDTKFKFHQAFEALKDVNCWILSLIGLGCGVINGGTSNFISSLIKGFGFSGLNATALQLPTGGIEFVCVFISGMVAVTTKKNIRTILLFLLCIPTLAGLIGIHVIPLDKKWALVGCSWLLYIIGGPVIMCWILINVTVAGSSKISTVKMVWFLLYTAGNIVGSEIFYAREAPKYATGMKGLISSYACMMFLSIVYYALMFYRNKSRDSHYGKLTAELEREGIVNGFKDMTDFENKHFRYAY; this is translated from the coding sequence ATGGTAAGCGACATGAGTTATAGTGTTAACGATATggataagaaggaaaacCTCGAAATCACACATGGTCCTGGAGACCATGAATTAGGAGATGTTGTGACAATAGACTCTTTTGATGGTATCGACAAAAGTCGGGCAGTCGGGGCAGAATTATTCGAAGAATTGAGTGAAACAGAGTTAAATGCGGAAGATGCCGGGTACGCAAAgatcagaagaaaaattgatatttGGCTATTACCGGTGCTGTGCATTACTTATAtgcttcaatttcttgacAAGTTATCTTTGAATTATGCATCTTCGTATTCATTGAAGGAAGACCTAAAGCTAACGGGTAATGACTACGGCAACATTGCAGCAATATTCAACGCCGGTTACATGGTGGGAACAATACCAGGAAATTGGCTAATTCAAAGAGTACCAGTTGCTAAGTTTACTGGAATATCTTTGGTACTTTGGTCCGCCATGTTAATTGGTCATATCGGCGCAAGAAACTATAATGACATGATGGCCCTCCGATTTTTGCTAGGTCTTATGGAAGCAGCAATTTCCCCTTCAAACATGATGATATGTGGTATGTTTTACGATAAACAGGAGCAACCATTCAGGATGTGTACTTTTCTCTCAATGAATGGTGTGGCTACCATGGTGGGTGCTTTACTTGCCTATGGTCTTGGCCATGCCACGAATGCGGCTTTGAAACCGTGGAAATTAATTTTCCTGGTAATCGGGTTGATTAACTTTGCGTGGTCTTTTGTGTTTCTATACCTCACTCCGGATTCTCCCGCTAATGCAAGATTTTTAAGTCATGACGAAAGGCTAAAGGTAATTAAACGTGTTTCGAGAAACCAAATGGGTATCAAGGATACGAAATTCAAGTTTCATCAGGCATTCGAAGCGTTAAAAGATGTCAATTGCTGGATCTTATCCCTTATCGGGTTAGGTTGCGGTGTTATTAATGGAGGGACGTCCAATTTTATATCTTCGTTAATTAAAGgttttggattttctgGATTAAATGCAACAGCCTTACAATTACCAACCGGTGGTATTGAATTTGTGTGTGTTTTCATCTCAGGTATGGTGGCGGTAACTACTAAAAAGAATATCAGGACTATATTACTTTTTTTACTTTGTATTCCAACATTAGCTGGGTTAATTGGAATTCATGTAATTCCATTGGATAAAAAGTGGGCGCTTGTAGGCTGTTCATGGCTACTCTACATTATTGGCGGTCCTGTGATTATGTGTTGGATTTTGATCAACGTAACTGTCGCTGGATCGTCCAAAATTTCTACTGTAAAAATGGTATGGTTTCTTCTCTACACGGCGGGGAATATTGTCGGATCAGAAATTTTCTATGCTAGGGAAGCTCCAAAATATGCTACAGGGATGAAAGGATTGATTTCATCATACGCTTGTATGATGTTTCTATCGATAGTGTATTATGCTCTTATGTTTTACAGAAATAAGTCAAGAGATTCTCATTACGGTAAACTAACTGCTGAATTAGAAAGGGAAGGTATAGTAAACGGATTCAAAGATATGActgattttgaaaataaacACTTTAGGTATGCATATTAA
- a CDS encoding uncharacterized protein (conserved hypothetical protein) — protein sequence MCISYVTSCQFNEENTRESSFDVGHGFCSTSKHNDTGMIFIPSLIGLSHKYNECSFPEKIKNAFKILLKSVAKQDDLRRKKGF from the coding sequence ATGTGTATTTCTTATGTCACTAGTTGTCAATTTAATGAGGAAAACACTAGAGAAAGTTCCTTTGATGTAGGACATGGTTTTTGCAGTACGTCGAAGCATAACGACACAGGTATGATTTTCATCCCATCCTTGATTGGTCTCTCTCACAAGTATAATGAATGTTCTTTCcctgaaaagatcaagaatGCGTTCaagattcttttgaaatctgtTGCTAAACAGGATGACCTAAGACGGAAAAAAGGTTTCTGA